The following are from one region of the Fusarium keratoplasticum isolate Fu6.1 chromosome 4, whole genome shotgun sequence genome:
- a CDS encoding Histone-lysine N-methyltransferase SET9, with the protein MPPSKNAPAKKQRITLAQLSAYDDILTDALVDHVFYWTTVPKNRTSYHPSRGVREEEITKVLQEEAVINKDLEAAEKRLLKTDGLKRFYNGLRTDKEKEDFRRHLRRYVQIYLPDCPWEVSSTNRYTIVTHEAAVHARRYIKRNESIKYLSGVQVIITPEEEKAISSQKKDFSIVVSSRSKCTSLFMGPARFANHDCDANAKLMRTSHAGIEIIATRAIGPGEEITVTYGDNYFGENNCECLCKTCEDLLRNAWEPEEGSVAVKKSIEQEKSDGYSLRRRRRDDSISGSSRTPSVTPDMRPRVPKATRHSLLGHARDSSAARSPPAESTNSRKRPLDALATPPKTPAKRLKRSAEPISREDSSSRSSSVTASESSGSGVVETDVTSPEKETPEPMVKTPVMKEAIPLAIEQGRAQTVPQVAPVSPQSTEGSRSPQTKTEAPTTGPNGRSGLESMSIRAILNAPLESEMEPQPEPEKAPEAVPEPEPVPIATSIEPVEEGQAADEEEQPKRRKYQRRTFVKQPTPPSRVRVPGDYLLTPLLLSEPEMAWIQCTICDGYFVQQNAYFTRSSCPRCERHSKLYGYIWPKTDKAGPHDKEERVLDHRTIHRFLDADDERRVRGRKSFAASKTETEEPEESERGRKLSRHSTASIARKLAPAVEEDLSGIRRSGRLRRVNSRLLDP; encoded by the exons ATGCCTCCCTCAAAGAATGCgcctgccaagaagcagcgcaTAACGTTGGCTCAATTGTCAGCATATGATGACATTCTCACCGATGCCCTGGTTGACCAT GTCTTTTACTGGACAACGGTTCCCAAGAATCGCACATCTTACCACCCTTCCCGAGGTGTACGAGAAGAGGAAATCACAAAAGTCCTTCAGGAGGAAGCTGTTATCAACAaggacctcgaggctgccgagaagcGACTACTGAAGACAGACGGACTCAAGAGGTTCTACAATGGCTTGAGAAcagacaaggagaaggaggatttCAGACGACACTTGAGGCGATACGTGCAAATCTACCTCCCCGATTGTCCATGGGAGGTCAGCTCGACGAACCGATACACGATTGTCACCCACGAGGCTGCTGTGCACGCCAGACGGTACATCAAGCGCAACGAATCCATCAAGTACCTCTCAGGCGTTcaggtcatcatcaccccggaagaggagaaggcaaTCTCGAGCCAGAAGAAGGATTTCAGCATTGTCGTCAGCTCACGCAGCAAGTGCACAAGCCTCTTCATGGGACCCGCACGATTTGCGAACCACGATTGCGATGCAAACGCCAAACTTATGAGGACAAGCCATGCAGGAATCGAGATTATCGCAACACGAGCGATTGGACCAGGAGAGGAGATCACAGTTACTTACGGTGATAATTACTTTGGCGAAAACAACTGCGAGTGTCTTTGCAAGACCTGCGAGGATCTGCTGCGGAATGCGTGGGAGCCGGAGGAGGGGTCAGTGGcggtgaagaagagcatcGAGCAGGAAAAGTCCGATGGATATTCGCtgcgacgacgaagaagagaCGATAGCATCTCTGGTTCATCACGAACTCCCTCGGTCACTCCCGACATGCGGCCACGAGTTCCCAAAGCCACGAGACACTCGCTCCTCGGCCACGCTCGAGATTCTTCAGCTGCTCGATCTCCTCCTGCGGAGAGCACCAACAGCCGCAAGCGACCACTTGATGCCCTTGCGACACCACCCAAGACGCCCGCAAAGCGTCTCAAGCGTTCAGCTGAGCCGATTTCCAGGGAAGATTCATCCTCACGCAGTAGCTCTGTGACGGCTAGTGAATCGTCAGGAAGCGGCGTGGTGGAGACGGATGTCACTTCGCCTGAGAAGGAGACTCCGGAGCCCATGGTCAAGACACCAGTAATGAAAGAGGCGATTCCTCTTGCTATTGAGCAGGGCAGAGCTCAAACAGTCCCCCAGGTGGCACCAGTTTCCCCCCAGAGCACTGAGGGATCCCGGTCACCTCAGACAAAGACAGAAGCCCCCACAACAGGGCCGAACGGTCGAAGCGGCTTGGAGAGCATGTCTATTCGAGCTATCCTCAACGCTCCGTTGGAGTCTGAGATGGAACCACAACCGGAGCCTGAAAAGGCTCCTGAGGCTGTacctgagcctgagccagTACCTATCGCAACCAGCATCGAGCCTGTCGAGGAGGGTCAGGCTGCTGACGAAGAGGAACAGCCGAAGCGCCGCAAATACCAACGGCGCACCTTCGTCAAACAACCCACGCCGCCATCTCGGGTGCGAGTCCCCGGTGATTATCTCCTGACTCCACTGCTCTTGTCGGAGCCTGAGATGGCATGGATCCAGTGCACCATCTGCGATGGATACTTTGTACAACAGAACGCATACTTTACACGATCGTCTTGCCCCCGCTGCGAACGACACTCGAAGCTCTACGGATACATCTGGCCCAAGACGGACAAGGCAGGACCGCacgacaaagaagagagagttCTAGATCATCGGACGATCCACCGTTTCCTGGATGCTGACGATGAGCGACGGGTGCGAGGACGCAAGAGCTTTGCAGCTTCCAAGACGGAAACTGAAGAGCCAGAAGAGTCAGAGCGAGGACGAAAGCTGAGCCGACACAGCACAGCCAGCATAGCCAGGAAGCTGGCGCCCGCAGTGGAGGAAGACCTGTCCGGGATTAGAAGAAGTGGAAGGCTCAGAAGGGTCAACAGCAGGCTGCTCGATCCATGA
- a CDS encoding Peptide hydrolase, whose product MTAKSLLVAATALSGVSALQIPLNVQLPWSSWSPSSGPSSDDLTGLPLIDTKELQSSIKAGNLETRAKELYEIAKNGEEEYGHPTRVIGSEGHLGTLSYIHAELAKLGGYYSVSNQQFPAVSGNVFESRLVLGNSVPKDASPMGLTPPTKNKQPVYGDLVLVKNEGCSESDYPESLKGNIALILRGTCPFGTKSENAGKAGAVAAVVYNYEKEEVHGTLGTPSPNHVATFGLGGEEGQAIAKKLKDGEKIDAIAYIDAEVKTISTTNIIAQTRHGDPENCVMLGGHSDSVAEGPGINDDGSGSISVLEVATQLSKFRVNNCVRFAWWAAEEEGLLGSDHYVAVLPEEENRKIRLFMDYDMMGSPNFAYQIYNATNSENPAGSEELRNLYVDWYEEQGLNYTFIPFDGRSDYDGFIRGGIPAGGIATGAEGVKTKEEAEQFGGIAGQWYDPCYHQLCDDLGNVNYTAWEVNTKLIAHSVATYALSFKDFPERTTEVSVQAYADKVKMHGNKYII is encoded by the exons ATGACTGCCAAGAGCCTCTTGGTCGCTGCCACGGCGCTCTCGGGCGTCTCGGCCTTGCAGATTCCTCTCAATGTCCAGCTCCCGTGGAGCTCCTGGTCGCCTAGCTCGGGACCCAGCAGCGATGACCTCACCGGTCTGCCCTTGATCGATACCAAGGAATTGCAGAGCAGCATCAAGGCCGGGAACCTCGAGACGAGGGCCAAGGAGCTTTACGAGATTGCAAAgaatggagaggaggagtaTGGACATCCTACTCGTGTCATTGGTAGTGAAG GCCACCTCGGCACATTGTCCTACATCCACGctgagctggccaagctgggcGGCTACTATTCCGTCTCTAACCAGCAGTTCCCCGCCGTGTCGGGCAACGTTTTCGAGTCtcgcctcgtcctcggcaaCTCGGTGCCTAAGGACGCGTCGCCCATGGGTCTGACTCCTCccaccaagaacaagcagcCCGTCTACGGagacctcgtcctcgtcaagaACGAGGGCTGCAGCGAGTCCGACTACCCCGAGTCCCTCAAGGGCAACATTGCTCTCATTTTGCGAGGAACCTGCCCCTTTGGTACCAAGTCGGAGAATGCTGGCAAGGCTGGTGCTGTCGCCGCTGTGGTGTACAACtatgagaaggaggaggttcATGGAACTCTGGGAACTCCTTCTCCTAACCATGTCGCTACTTTCGGCCTCGGTGGCGAGGAGGGCCAGGCCATCGctaagaagctcaaggatggcgagAAGATTGATGCTATTGCGTACATTGacgccgaggtcaagaccatctcTACCACCAACATTATTGCCCAGACCCGTCACGGTGACCCCGAGAACTGTGTGATGCTCGGTGGTCACAGTGACAGTGTCGCTGAGGGTCCTGGTATCAACGACGATGGCTCCGGCAGTATCTCCGTCCTTGAAGTCGCCACCCAGCTCTCCAAGTTCCGCGTCAACAACTGCGTGCGCTTCGCCTGGTGGGccgctgaagaggagggcCTCCTTGGTTCGGACCACTACGTTGCCGTGCtgcccgaggaggagaaccgCAAGATTCGCCTCTTCATGGACTacgacatgatgggcagcCCCAACTTTGCCTACCAGATCTACAACGCTACCAACTCTGAGAACCCCGCCGGCTCTGAGGAGCTGCGCAACCTGTACGTCGACTGGTACGAGGAGCAGGGTCTCAACTACACCTTCATCCCCTTTGACGGTCGCAGCGACTATGATGGATTCATCCGTGGTGGTATCCCCGCTGGTGGTATCGCTACTGGTGCCGAGGgcgtcaagaccaaggaggaggcagagcagTTTGGTGGTATCGCAGGCCAGTGGTATGATCCTTGCTACCACCAGCTGTGTGACGACCTTGGTAACGTCAACTACACTGCTTGGGAGGTCAACACAAAG CTCATTGCCCACTCGGTGGCCACGTACGCTCTCTCGTTCAAGGACTTCCCTGAGCGTACAACCGAGGTTTCTGTCCAGGCCTACgctgacaaggtcaagatgcACGGAAACAAGTACATCATTTAA